The window AAGATATTTTTGCTGGATGACATTTTTCATGAGCTTGTTGTAATTCTCTCAAACTCACATGAGTATAAACTTGTGTGGTCTCAAGATGCTCATGACCTAGCATTTCTTGAATATGACGAATATCGCATCCGTTTTCAAGAAGACCTGTGGCAAAACTATGTCTAAATAAATGACAGCTACCAGATTTACCGATATCTGCTTTGTCAATCCATTGACTCACTTGATGGGTGATTCGACTGGGCTTGATTCGTGTCCCCTGAGCATTGAGAAACAAGGCTTGTTCACAGTCGTCCGTACCTTCAGCTAGTAAGATTGGCCTAACCTCAATGAGGTATTTGTCTAACCACTGCAATGCCCTGCTTCCAATCGGCACGTATCGATCCTTATGGCCTTTACCCTGTTCAACTCTGACTAGGGAACGAACGGAATCAACATCGCCTAGATTCAGAGAACACAATTCGGTCCTTCTCACCCCAGTCGAATAGAGGAACTCTAGAATTGCTCGATTGCGGATGCCCATTGGCTTGGCTACATCGGGCACATTCATCACGGCTTCCACTTCATCGTGATTTAAGATCATTTTTGGAAGTCTACTTTCCTTTCTAGGCATCTCTATATTCGCCGTGGGATTGTGCGGAATATGCTCTTCCCTAGTGAGCCAGCCAAAGAAGCTTCTGACCATACTGAGCCAGCTTTTTTGGGTTCCGACTGATAAGCCTTTGCCATCGGCCTTCTTGTAGTGATAAAGATGACTTTGGTAGTTGAGAATCGTTTCTCTGGTCACCTGTCTAGCTTGAGTAATGCCTAGTTCTTCACAGTAACAGCGAAACTGTCTTAATGTCTTAGCCTTAGAATAAACCGTCTGGTCGGTGTAGTTTCTGACCTTGAGGTGTTCTAGGTAGCGGCCTAGCAAGTAGCCTATAGAAAGAGGATCTTTCTGGCTACGGATATCTTTGAGGGTTTCTTCTAATAGATCTTTATAAAACATTTGGTGTTTGCCTCCTGGAATATCTCCGACAAGTGGGTGATTTGGTGTGTAAGTGGTTTAGGATGAAGCTCTTCGCTTGACAGTCTTACGTCCGACAACTGGCCGACGCCCTCCGACATCCTGAATCTGAGGTAAATCCCATCCTTGAGACTCTTGGGCCTGATAAACGAGCTGGTAGCAATATTGAGCACCAGGGCCATCGATCCTATGCCGGATGATCCATTCCAGTTCGACAAGTCTCTCTAGATGATCTCTAACCTGCGTCACTCCCCATTTGGTGAACTCTCTGGCCTCTTTGCGAGTGAAGCGAACTTCATGTCGCTTGAGGTTCTTTTCCTCCGCTAGTGATTCAACCATGTCATCGAGAACAAGGAGGAATGAACGTGTAGGCGGTGAGAGTTCGTCGAGCGTGCGGCCTAGGAATTCTTTAGCTAGCCCATGAGCAATCTCAATATCTTGTTTATCCACTTCAATGTAATCAATCTTTCTGCCTTTGTATTCTGTGGATTCGACTGTCTTCTGATATTGCCTGAGATAAGCAATGGTTCGGATTAGTCCTAGGAACTTGGGATTGTCTCTTCTAAGTCTGAGTTGATCATCGGGAAAGGATAGTTGCTCGGCATAAGGGTTGTGCACCGCTAAAGGTCTGAGAAGTCTCTGTGCGTTGTGATGTAAATTAAGAATCTTTTCTTTATCAATTCGTTTGAAATGTCCTTTGAGGGTTTCAGCTTCTCTCTGTGCTGC of the Verrucomicrobiota bacterium genome contains:
- the xerC gene encoding site-specific tyrosine recombinase XerC, which gives rise to MFYKDLLEETLKDIRSQKDPLSIGYLLGRYLEHLKVRNYTDQTVYSKAKTLRQFRCYCEELGITQARQVTRETILNYQSHLYHYKKADGKGLSVGTQKSWLSMVRSFFGWLTREEHIPHNPTANIEMPRKESRLPKMILNHDEVEAVMNVPDVAKPMGIRNRAILEFLYSTGVRRTELCSLNLGDVDSVRSLVRVEQGKGHKDRYVPIGSRALQWLDKYLIEVRPILLAEGTDDCEQALFLNAQGTRIKPSRITHQVSQWIDKADIGKSGSCHLFRHSFATGLLENGCDIRHIQEMLGHEHLETTQVYTHVSLRELQQAHEKCHPAKISL